The genomic stretch TTCTTGTCTTAAACACAAGCAAAGCAATTATCTGACATCATCTGACCTGTTTAGGATGCACAGCAAGAGGCAGGGGGTTGGGTTGTTTCTGCCTAAATTGACCCTAGCAATAAAGCTTAAAAGAGGAGGTAATACAAATGATTCCTCTGCTCCTGTGTCACTGGGCACAGTTATCCCTTCCTTAAAACTGCCCACAGTTCAATTAGGTTGCTTTTTCTGAAACTcataagcagaaaaaagaaagaaaaaggaggaaaaactcCACAGTATgtactctatttttttttttttcattaaagcaCATGTGGGAGAGGGGagacctattaaaaaaaaaaaaaaaaaaaaaccaaaaaaacaccagagaggaaattcaggaaaatgGATCTCTGCTAAAGACCATTTTAAGCAATGTTTGATAAAATGTACAATTTTGTTTGGCCGCAGCCCTGTGTGATTTTAGCCCAATACCTGAGATGTGCACTAGTCACAGGCTGATGGATTTCCTTCTGAACATGACATCTCAGATTTGGTCTTTTACTCATACTTTTATTCTAGAAATGTAGCAATGCTGAAGGTCTGTACCTGCAGGACAGAAACCTGTGGGAGCTCAGTCTAGCAAAATCAATTACATTTACAAAGATGACTGTGACAAATGACCAGGAAGGTACTGCTGGAAGCCACTGCCTGTCACCAGGCTCATGGTGGTATTTAATTCACAAGGCTGAATGTCTCCATCCTGTTGTTGGAAAGTCTGGTTGTCCTGAGGCTGGGTTACAAACTCCATTATACAATCCAGGAGGGAAAAGTCTTGACtgtttaaattcttttctgttttccaggtgGGCAGGGTGGCTGGTGGAGGAGGGCTCATTGTCCTCATTTGTGTGATGTACAACGTGGGACCATGGCATGTGTCCCCTCTGCTGCACTTTCGGGCATTTTCAGTGGCCAAGATGAatttctctctgctggctgggatGGTGGCTGGTGGGGACTTTCTGCATGACAGCCATCTTTGTGTCATGAGGAAAATCCCAGCTGCAAGGCAGATCTGCAGGGGCAGCAAGGGGCCTGGGAACTTTTCCTGTGGATGGGCTGCCTcactgtgctgtgacactgcaATGGTGGGAGAAATGATGTTCTAGAACACCAGAGGCTGATCTCTCCTGTGACACTagccctctgctgctttttgtttgaGACTGTGAAGGTTATTGTCtatctgcagggctgtgccatccATGGGGGTCACTGCCCCATTTGGGGCCAggttccagcagcagagcccatcccagggtctctctccctgccatggcagggacagcaccacAGTGTTCCTCTTTCTGTTCCACATTATTGCCTTTCCAACCACCCCTTCCCAAGGCTAACCTGCACCTGCTGGAGCACAAGGCTCTGCCTGGACACCACAAATCCCTGCAAAACCCTCAGACCAGGGGCTGTTTCATGATGCTGCTGTACAGCACAAGCCAGTGCTGAGCCGTGCACAGCTGAAGGTCTTCAGAACGTTCTGTTACAGCAAATTAATCTGTAAGGCTGTAGTATTCAATATCATACTTTTGCCTGCAGTTCATCTTGTCCATttagtctgctagaaaaaggtGCAGACTGGGAGAAAAACGTGGAGCAGCATTTCTGGCCTGTGGTTAAGGCAGGAAAACATGAGTCTTTGATATTTCTTGATACAATTTTGTAATTGCAATAACTATTTATGTGTATTTGGTTCTCTGTAGGAAGCTAATAGTAAATTCATTTTTGATGCCTATTTATTACAAAAGGCTGGAGCCTTTCAACCCCCTTAGTGTGTCTGGCAACTCCTGGGAATTAATTGCATGCTGTCAGAAATGCAGATCCTGCAaatccagccccagcctgcaaTAGGTAGGATTATTATTTAATTGTTCAGGACTATAtgaagctgctttttaaaattctactctTCTGGTGGGCTTAAAAGGGTGTATGAAGAACTGAAAGCTGAGGCAGAAGTTGGTGTGAGTTCAGTGGGGCTGCGTTGGAGTGGTcccacctgcagcacccacagtgagagctgctgagggaatTGTGGCTCACTGCAGGAATTGCTCTGAGTAGCTGCTGGCTCTCATGGTTCTCATGCTTCCCCTCATCATGAGATGGGATGAATGAACACCTCTGCTGTTCTTTGAGCTGAGTTAGGGACCTGCCAGGTCCCAATGTGTTTTGCCTCCTGCCTCATCTCATAATTCTGTGTGGAACCCACCAGGTTCCATTTAAAACCAGTGGGGAGGTCTGGGCTGCTAGCAAGGCTTTTGCTGAGCCTCCCTGCTTTGCTAGTTAGAATGTCTTCTAACTTCCAGGACAAATTTACCTGAGGAAAAATTGTAACTGCTTATTTTTGTTCCAGCTCAGTTTCATCAAGTTTTCTGCACTGCTATTTATCCCTTtatatacatatgcatataGCACATGAAGTCttataaaatgcaattaatacCATGCTGTATTGTTAGAAGTGTCTGTGATTacattctgggatttttctcaGCTGCTTTGTGTTGGTGACTCATTGTCATTCAAGCCCAGCTGGCACAACTGGGTTCTTGGTTGTTTCTGACTGCTGAAGTTTTATAGCAAGTGTATTGTTAGAGGCAGACAAGGGGAGAACCTTGTGTTTATTACTGTTGAATTCATCCCATTTTTATCACTGCAATCTGCAAGGCCATCTGATTCTTACATGAAATACCTGCCCTTCAGTCCTCTGCAAGCAGTATAATTCCATTTTTATAACCTGTACACTTCATCAGTACTTCTCATGCCACAGCTGTTAATGAAAGTATCAAGACAGGCAGACCCCAGGCTCCTTCCTTAAGGAACAACTCTGATAAGCTCCATCAAGTCTGACAGTGCCTCTTTCCCCTCATTTGTCTCTTtgaagctgtattttaaaaccTGTTCCCAAGCCTTTTACAGCAGGGAAATCTGACAAGCACTTCCTGCATGGTCCTCTCAGTGTGCTTAACCCTTCAGTGTTTGATCTCTAAGACATTTTCTGGTCTCTTGATCTCTTCTGATCTCTTGGATTTTCTGGTCAGGTTCTTCTCTATTCTCAGCTTAGTTTTAgtattttttgtccttttcatGTCCTTTTACTTCTCCAGAGAAATAAGAAGCTTGATCCCAGATAGTTTTACATTTGCTGGGGGTATGAAATCTGCAGTGTTCATTTGAAAAAATGTTTGGTTTCTTCCACGTGCAGTCTCCTGAGGTTCACAATCTACCTTCTATCTCTTATTTGAAGTGTATCATAAGTATCTATAAATCAGAAGTATTATAAGAATCCATAAATCAAACAATAGCTACAAACACAGTTATAAGTTATGCACCATAATTTATTATAATACAAACAAGTTCATCAAACACAATATATTGTCTACTTATGAAAATATCAATATTCACAATTTAAATAGGTGATAGGTCCCATAATTTTATATACCAGCAACTCATCTAAAAAGTATTTTGTTCCTAGTTGTGGTCTTCAAGAATGTATACCTATAAGTAATTGTAAAACTGTCCATTCACAGCTTATTTTTTCTAATCGTAGatatttgaaatataaattaGAGTACAAAAGACCATCTCCACAACAAAGATGGTTTTGTCTCCAGGATACTTTTTCCCTAAATAATGACACTACATGTGCTTGGTTAAGTTTTTACTATTGGAAAATTAGGAGGTACAAATAATACAGCAAGACAATGGCTAGTTAGCAACAGTCATTGCAAGATGCTTCACACAACCAAAAATAAGGCAAGTATTATCAACAGCAGCTCCCATATGGCAGACTAAAAAGTCAAGGCTTTATTATCCAGACTGGACTCTAAGAAGGCTTTGAATGTTTGCTAACAAGATACAGCTTGATCCAAAGCCCTCCTAAAACGATGGGGATTGGAAAAACCAACGACAAAACTCACCAGCAACATTCCCTTTAACTTCAAAGGGCTTTGGAAGAAAGCCTTTAAAGCCCTAAATTAGCAGAAGTGAAATGATCTATCCACTGTACATGAAAATTGCACCTTGTCATTCCTAAAAGGGTATGGAAAACGATTGTGAGATTTTCAAATAAGTTACAAGAGCTGAATGCGTTATTTttcatagagaaaaaaaaaccacagaaagatttttgtttttaaatatggTAATTTACAAAAATACATTATCAGGACAGAAAAAATCAGATGACACTGATAGTTTGCAGGATAAACATTATGTTACAAAAATTAATAAGTAACAGCATGTGAATGGCAGCATATGCCATGCacttaattgaatttttttaataaataaaagccCTAAACATTCACTATTTTCTTTAAGGTTGCTATTATATTAAGTAGAATAGTGAACTTCTTGTATAAATAGGTATTTTTTCAATAGATACATTCTCAAAAATGAACCACTTATCTATACAGATATTGCACTTCAGACTCATTCACATTTAATTCATTAAGCATTCCTCATAACAAATGTAGAATAAAAATAAGTTATAAATACAGTgtttttccaaaatgaaatgTACAGTACCTTTTCCATAAGGTAACTTTGGTTACTATCAACTGACAAAGACCAGGGGGAGGTTTCTcagagaagggcagggaggATGGCCACAAAACTCATTTCTGTAAAACACTATAAAGGGAGCAATAATTTTAACCTTGTCATGACAGATACAGCAAGGCTGAGCATCTCTTTTACACCTCATTATTGCAAAGGTGAAGCTTTGAGATCACAAGGATGAAGAGCCAAGAGACTGAGAAGCTCCTCATTTCTCTCTGGGGACATTGAAATGGATTCCATCCCTCTGGTGGGTGAGGCTGGAAAGGTTCAGCTTTGCCCTCAGCCCCCATTTCCCCTGACATGCCCCTGTCTTTGctctggggggtccctggggtgccTCAGCACCTCCCAGAGAattgctgagcagctctgccactggGAGGGCCCTGGGCatcccctctctgccctgagcGAGCCTGGACCTCTCTGGAGAGCACGTCTCCATGCTGTGCTGGGGGCCTGGTGTCCACGGCCTGGTGTCCACGGCCTGGTGTCCATGGCCTGGAATCCATAGCCTGGTGTCCATGGCCTGGTGTCCACGGCCTGGTGTCCATGGCCTGGAATCCATAGCCTGGTGTCCATGGCCTGGAATCCATAGCCTGGTGTCCACGGCCTGGTGTCCATGGCCTGCTATCCATGGCCTGCTATCCATGGCCTGCTATCCACGGCCTGGTGTCCACGGCCTGGTGTCCACGGCCTGGTGTCCACGGCCTGGTGTCCATGGCCTGGAATCCATAGCCTGGTGTCCACGGCCTGGTGTCCATGGCCTGGAATCCATAGCCTGGTGTCCACGGCCTGGTGTCCACGGCCTGGTGTCCATGGCCTGGAATCCATAGCCTGGTGTCCATGGCCTGGTGTCCATGGCCTGGGCCTTCTGCTGCCATTCCCTTCTGGGGAAGGTGAGTTCAGCTCTGGTGGGGTTGGCTCTTGCAGGATGTGGGTACCAGGCATCGCGCAAACACCACCTCTGTGGCATAAGGGAACCAGGCTCTTGTCCTCCGCAGGACTTCACTTGGCATTTCTTAGGGGATTTGCACCAAAGCTGAGCCATCCATGTGTTTTAGAGAGATGCTTTCAGCCCTCTGATCCCACCATAGCAGGACTGACTGGATTCCTCCTCAGAGGACCTCTCTGTGTTCATTCCTGATGCACCACGagctccctgctggcactggtgaCGGGCACAGGCACAAACACAGAGTTAGCACCAAGCTaccactgccctgcagctcctgagggtCTGCTGTGTGCACTGACCACGCCGGGCTTGTGTTCACCACACACTTCACTGCCCTCACACCAGTGAGTCTCTACTAAGTGCCCAGTGAATAAAGAGGTTGTGGCATGTGGCTCCCAGAGACCACGTGCCAAGatctgaaagggaaagaaatgaaaagaaatgcattttcagcCTTCCTGTAAATCTCTTATTTTCTACACTCAGCATTGATGGAATGCTGGTTTTTGAGTGTGAAGGAAGAGAAGCTAACCTCCTCTAAATAAGTGGAATACCTAGATCAGCTTAAACTAAGGCTCCAATGTTTTTACTGCTGTTGGGTATTTAATGAATTTCTTTcatggttttttggggtttttttttaaacaactaaATGGCAAATTTGCAATAGGATAGCATCATCCATCAGAAGAAAATCTTAAATTTAGGGTTTTATATGTTAATCCCTAAAGGCCTGAACATGGGGGATAACTGAGAATCTGTGATTAAGAAGGAACTTGAAGGCTTTGGTCACTGCTCACAGTAGCAGCTTCAGTGAGAGCTCTGCTTTAGGCAGGACTTGGTTTCACCCTTCAAAGTCCTTAGACACCATGATTGAAATATTTGGGGAAAGATGCTGCTTTTGTTCTTGGCTCTAGAaacatccctccctccctcaagCTCCCCTGTCCCAGTCACATTCTTAAATAACAACttaaaacacacaaatattGGCAGCTTGCAGGATTGCTTTCCATGCCAAGGCTGCAACAGGTACTGTATCAGTCCTCAAGCTTGttcaaatgaacaaaaatcAGGCTTGTCACCTTTTGTGTCTCACACACTGCCTCCTGCAAGGAGGCCTTGACAGCACAACTGTGTCTGGGGGCATTTCATGCCAGAATCAACACATCATTTTTGGCAAGTGCACACTCCAGAAATGGCACCTTCCACAGTACACAAAAGCATCTGTTTACTTTCTCAATAGCAAACTGATGGTCAAGTaaggttttgttgtgttttaaaAGGTTGTAATTAAACACTGCTGTGGCTTTGACCTTCTGATGACTTTGGATTGCACGGGTGTTGGGATGCAAAACATTTGAGTGTGACTGAACACTAAGACTTGAACTCAGAAGCATATTCAAAATGCTATATAAGAGATGGAGGTGTTTGCCCTCTCACTTTTGCTCCTAAAATCAAGTGCTCCTGTTTCCTCCCGACAGTCTGATCTgcccctggctgcccagggaaatgaaATCAAATGACCTCTCTTCAAAAAAGCCATTTCAGAAAATTACATCCTGAAGATGTAACCACTTGAAAGGAACTTGTGCCCAGAAACTCCAACTATTGGCCTTTTCATGGTGATATTTTTATAGGCTTCCCATTCTTATCATACTGGTAAACAAGCATTTTGATGCAGTGAGAGTTGGCTGGGGAAATCCAAGGGCTGCTCGTTATGGAAAAGTTATGGTTTGTATAGAATTGCACAGGTTGCTTCTGACACTTAAAGAAGGCTTTCAAGGTGGCAGCTGCCATTGTGCGAAATCTTTTGCTAATAAAACAGtagaggaagaaattaattgCAGTGTTCAGCAGCGCCAGCATATTGGCGATGTCCGACACAATATGGACCAGCCAGCTGTTGTTTATAGGAGACACGTAGAGGTGATACAATATCATGATTATTCTTGGTGCCCACAGTATGGCAAAAATAGAAGTTATAGTAAACAAGATGGCTGTTGTTTTCCCCGTGGAGTACCCTCGCAGGCGGAAATTGCTCTTTCGCCGCAGCTTGTACACGATGATGGAGTTCAGGATGAAGAAGATGGAGCAGGGCACCAGGTACACAGTGAAGCAGTGCACCCAGATGAGGACGTGGTGCATGGACGTGCTGATGTAGTCTTCAATCCAGATGTTGGGCCACCAGTAGTAGGGGATGCTGGTCAGGAAGCAGGTGACGTAGACGCTGACGATGACCTTGCGGGTGCGGGCGGGGTAGGAGACCGTGTGGTACCTGAGGGGGTGGCACACGGCGATGTAGCGGTCGATGGTCAGCGGGACCGTGATCCAAATCGACGTGTGGATGGAAGAAAACTCCAAAACCTCGATTATTTTGTCCAGTACCTGAGGCATCTGTTTGTTTAAGATGAAGTCTTCCATGAGGAAGTCAACAAAGACGATGAAGAAGAGAACCAGGATGTCGGCAGCAGCTAGAGCTAGAAGGTAATTATAGGAGGACTTCTGCCTGCGAGCTACAAGCTGCGAGAGGATGATGACTGTCAAGATGTTTGCTGTGGAGAAAGAAACACAGAGTTAGGCTATTAAGATGTAACATCACATTTTCTGAGTGCTTCCTTGAAGTTGTTCAAGCACTTGGCAACATGACCACCTTAATAAAGTTCAAGaaaccaaaaggaaaacatCCCAGTCGGGTGTTTTCAGAGAAACACCCGACTGGTGTTTTCTCTGAAGAAGATGTTGCAATGACAGGAGCATGTggccctgctctcagctgtggaATCCACCCCCTGAGCAAGGGAGTGCTGGGACTCCTGTCTGAGCACACAAAGGGAGTGGTAGGAGGAAAAAAGCTCACTCACACATTTATTCTTATTTCCCACCTTACTTTTTGTACTTTTTCATATAACAAGGGATGAATGAGAAAGGTAGTGAATATAAACAGCCCTTGTAGTACTTGAGAGATTTGCTGGAGCACTAAGGTGTAGCCAAATTTTAACTACTTCCTCTTGTTTACTAGAACTTACTGTGCAGTCttgaattggaaaaaaaaaatcctattatTCCTACTATCAGTTTGGCTAGAATGAGACAGACAAGATTGT from Haemorhous mexicanus isolate bHaeMex1 chromosome 17, bHaeMex1.pri, whole genome shotgun sequence encodes the following:
- the GPR139 gene encoding probable G-protein coupled receptor 139, which encodes MEHNHLHLHNGSLLAHHRYGCGLGYAPVVYYSLLLCLGLPANILTVIILSQLVARRQKSSYNYLLALAAADILVLFFIVFVDFLMEDFILNKQMPQVLDKIIEVLEFSSIHTSIWITVPLTIDRYIAVCHPLRYHTVSYPARTRKVIVSVYVTCFLTSIPYYWWPNIWIEDYISTSMHHVLIWVHCFTVYLVPCSIFFILNSIIVYKLRRKSNFRLRGYSTGKTTAILFTITSIFAILWAPRIIMILYHLYVSPINNSWLVHIVSDIANMLALLNTAINFFLYCFISKRFRTMAAATLKAFFKCQKQPVQFYTNHNFSITSSPWISPANSHCIKMLVYQYDKNGKPIKISP